In Lycium ferocissimum isolate CSIRO_LF1 chromosome 11, AGI_CSIRO_Lferr_CH_V1, whole genome shotgun sequence, a single genomic region encodes these proteins:
- the LOC132036190 gene encoding protease Do-like 7, with the protein MKDDLCIDIDPSLTENNLATAEDWRKALSKVVPAVVVLRTTGCRAFDTESAGVSSATGFVVDKRRGIILTNRHVVKPGPVMAEAMFVNREEIPVYPIYRDPVHDFGFFRYDPGAIQFLSYEEIPLAPDAASVGVEIRVVGNDSGEKVSILAGTLARLDRDAPQYKKDGYNDFNTFYMQAASGTKGGSSGSPVIDWQGRALALNAGSKLSSASAFFLPLERVVRSLKFLQEAGNFSTNTWAAVTIPRGTLQATFLHKGYDETRRLGLQRETEQLVRNSTPSTETGMLVVDAVVPGGPAHNHLEPGDVLVRMNGEVVTQFLKMETLLDDSVEQKIELQIERGGTPMTVDLLVQDLHTITPDYFLEVSGAVIHPLSYQQARNFRFNCGLVYVAEPGYMLFRAGVPRHSIIKKFAGEGISRLEDLISVLSKLSRGARVPLEYINYKARHQRKSVLVTIDRHEWYAPPQIYKRDDSSGLWTAKLALQQESPLLVSGIYPVEQDLSNHAGSCTGEVSPKDYRPEQVSQEPTDGVTSVEISGELAAEGPNAQDDSDNETKKRRVEEHSSEDGNVIADCSLNERAGERLKESGSPEDSVLRDYQVAAPVEATSVAERVVEPTLVMFEVHVPSSCMLDGVHSQHFFGTGVIVYHSQTMGLVAVDKNTVAVPVSDVMLSFAAFPIEIPAEVVFLHPFHNFALVAYDPSALGAAAASVVRAAELLPEPALRRGDSVFLVGLSRSLQATSRKSIVTNPSAAVNIGSSDVPRYRATNMEVIELDTDFGSTFSGVLTDERGRVQALWGSFSTQLKFSSSSSEEHQFVRGIPIYKISQLVDRITSGTEGPPRLINGSRRPMPCIRMLEVELYPTLLSKARSFGLSDLWIQALVKKDPLRRQVLRVKGCFAGSKAENLLEQGDMVLAINKQPVTCFRDIEDACESLGYSSHDDGNLDLTIFRQGTEIELVVGTDVRDGNGAKRAINWCGGVLQEPYPAVRALGFLPEEGHGVYVARWCHGSPAHRHGLFALQWIVEVNGKPTPNLDAFVDVTKAIEHGAFVRIRTVHLNGKPRVLTLKQDLHYWPTWELRFDPETAVWRRKVIKSLDSGVL; encoded by the exons GTTCATGATTTTGGCTTCTTTCGCTATGACCCTGGTGCAATACAATTTTTGAGCTATGAAGAGATTCCTCTTGCTCCTGATGCTGCCTCTGTAGGTGTCGAAATCAGGGTTGTTGGTAATGATAGCGGAGAGAAG GTGTCTATTTTGGCGGGTACCCTTGCTCGATTAGATAGAGATGCTCCGCAATATAAGAA AGACGGCTACAATGACTTCAATACATTCTACATGCAA GCTGCTTCTGGGACTAAAGGTGGTTCAAGTGGCTCGCCTGTAATAGATTGGCAAGGAAGAGCTCTTGCCTTGAATGCTGGGAGCAAGTTATCAAGTGCCTCTGCTTTTTTCTTGCCTTTAGAACGA GTTGTCAGGTCACTCAAGTTCTTACAGGAAGCAGGAAATTTTTCTACAAATACATGGGCAGCGGTCACTATTCCTCGTGGTACACTTCAG GCTACTTTTCTCCATAAAGGATATGATGAGACACGCAGGCTTGGTCTTCAACGTGAGACGGAACAG TTGGTGCGCAATTCAACTCCATCCACCGAAACTGGAATGCTTGTTGTTGATGCTGTG GTTCCTGGTGGCCCGGCTCATAATCATTTAGAGCCCGGTGATGTGCTTGTTCGCATGAATGGAGAG GTTGTTACCCAGTTCCTGAAGATGGAGACTTTACTTGATGACAGTGTTGAGCAGAAAATTGAGCTTCAAATTGAAAGGGGTGGCACTCCTATGACAGTGGACTTGTTG GTTCAGGATTTGCACACAATTACTCCAGACTACTTCTTGGAAGTTAGCGGTGCAGTGATCCACCCCCTTTCTTATCAACAG GCTAGAAATTTTCGTTTTAACTGTGGTCTTGTCTATGTGGCCGAACCAGG ATACATGCTATTTAGAGCAGGAGTTCCTCGCCACTCCATCATTAAAAAATTTGCAGGGGAAGGTATATCAAGGCTTGAAGACTTAATTTCTGTTTTATCTAAGTTGTCTAGGGGTGCAAGAGTACCGTTGGAGTATATAAACTACAAGGCACGTCATCAAAGAAAG TCTGTCTTGGTCACAATTGACCGCCATGAGTGGTATGCACCCCCACAGATCTATAAGCGCGATGACAGTTCTGGCTTATGGACAGCGAAACTGGCTTTGCAGCAGGAGTCCCCACTCTTGGTATCTGGCATTTATCCAGTCGAACAAGATTTATCAAATCATGCCGGGTCTTGTACTGGTGAGGTTAGTCCAAAGGACTATAGACCTGAACAAGTCAGCCAAGAACCCACTGATGGAGTTACTAGTGTGGAAATTAGTGGTGAACTTGCTGCTGAGGGACCAAATGCTCAGGATGATTCTGATAATGAAACAAAGAAACGGAGGGTGGAAGAGCACTCATCTGAAGACGGCAATGTAATAGCCGATTGTTCTTTAAATGAGCGTGCAGGAGAAAGGTTGAAGGAGTCTGGATCCCCGGAAGATTCAGTTCTGAGAGATTATCAAGTTGCAGCACCTGTAGAAGCTACATCAGTTGCTGAGCGTGTGGTTGAGCCAACTCTTGTGATGTTTGAG GTTCATGTCCCTTCATCATGTATGCTTGACGGTGTTCACTCACAACATTTTTTTGGAACTGGGGTAATTGTATATCATTCCCAAACCATGGGCTTGGTTGCTGTTGACAAAAATACAGTTGCAGTACCAGTTTCTGATGTGATGCTATCGTTTGCTGCTTTTCCTATTGAAATTCCTGCCGAG GTAGTCTTCCTCCACCCTTTCCATAATTTTGCTCTGGTTGCATATGACCCCTCTGCTTTGGGAGCTGCTGCCGCCTCTGTGGTTCGTGCTGCTGAACTTCTTCCTG AACCGGCTCTTCGTCGTGGAGATTCAGTGTTTCTAGTGGGATTGAGTAGAAGCCTGCAGGCAACCTCTAGGAAATCAATCGTGACTAACCCTTCTGCTGCTGTGAATATTGGATCCTCTGATGTTCCGCGATACAGAGCAACAAACATGGAAGTCATTGAGCTTGATACTG ATTTTGGAAGCACCTTTTCTGGTGTGCTGACTGATGAACGTGGAAGGGTTCAAGCTTTATGGGGAAGCTTTTCAACGCAG CTCAAGTTTAGCTCGAGTTCATCAGAAGAGCACCAATTTGTCCGAGGTATCCCCATATATAAAATAAGCCAACTCGTTGACAGGATCACTTCTGGCACTGAGGGACCGCCTCGTCTTATAAATGGTTCGCGAAGACCTATGCCGTGTATAAGAATGTTAGAAGTTGAACTTTACCCTACTTTGCTTTCTAAAGCTCGAAGTTTTGGACTAAGTGATTTATGGATCCAG GCCCTCGTGAAGAAGGATCCTCTGAGACGCCAAGTATTGCGAGTCAAAGGTTGCTTCGCTGGCTCAAAAGCTGAAAACTTGTTGGAACAAGGGGACATGGTCTTAGCAATCAATAAGCAGCCAGTTACATGCTTTCGTGACATTGAAGATGCATGCGAATCGTTAGGCTATTCCAGTCACGACGATGGAAATCTAGACTTGACAATTTTCCGTCAG GGAACTGAAATTGAACTAGTTGTGGGAACGGATGTGAGGGATGGAAATGGAGCCAAACGAGCAATAAATTGGTGTGGTGGTGTTCTCCAAGAACCTTATCCAGCCGTACGTGCACTTGGGTTTCTGCCTGAAGAAGGCCATGGAGTGTATGTGGCAAG GTGGTGTCATGGGAGTCCCGCACATCGTCATGGTCTCTTTGCTCTTCAATGGATAGTTGAAGTCAACGGGAAACCAACACCTAACTTGGATGCTTTTGTCGATGTGACTAAG GCAATCGAGCATGGAGCGTTTGTTCGTATACGAACAGTCCACCTGAATGGGAAGCCTCGAGTGCTTACATTGAAACAAGATTTACACTACTGGCCAACATGGGAACTCAGGTTTGATCCTGAAACTGCAGTGTGGCGACGCAAAGTAATCAAATCATTGGATTCTGGTGTTCTGTGA